A single window of Cytobacillus dafuensis DNA harbors:
- the argJ gene encoding bifunctional ornithine acetyltransferase/N-acetylglutamate synthase — protein MQAVSQTGLIKEITGGSIITPKGYKTDGVHAGLRYSKKDLGIIISDVPANCGAVYTTSQFQAAPLIVTQESIAFEETIQAVVVNSACANACTGERGIRDAFQMRKWTAKKFDLPEHYVAVASTGVIGEYLAMDKVDTGIQNFQPGIEPAHSDAFQTAILTTDLVMKNCCYSAKIDGKTVVMGGAAKGSGMIHPNMATMLGFITTDANIESKHLLAALREVTDTTFNQITVDGDTSTNDMVLVMANGLSGNTSLTPDHPDWDVFLQLLAKNCESLAKQIAKDGEGATKLIEVEVIGAETVVDARKVAKQIVGSNLVKTAIYGEDANWGRIIGAIGQSSVNINPSSVDIAIGPIVMLKNSVPQAFSEEQASEYLKNKIIHIFVDLNNGKGNGKAWGCDLSYDYVKINASYRT, from the coding sequence ATGCAAGCAGTATCCCAAACTGGGTTAATCAAAGAAATTACCGGAGGAAGTATCATTACCCCAAAAGGTTATAAAACTGATGGCGTTCATGCAGGTTTAAGATATTCGAAAAAAGATTTAGGAATTATTATTAGTGATGTTCCAGCAAATTGTGGTGCAGTTTATACTACGAGTCAATTTCAAGCAGCGCCATTAATAGTGACACAGGAAAGCATTGCATTTGAGGAAACAATCCAGGCAGTAGTAGTGAATAGTGCTTGTGCAAATGCATGTACGGGAGAGCGCGGCATAAGAGATGCATTCCAAATGAGAAAATGGACGGCGAAGAAATTTGATTTGCCTGAACATTACGTAGCTGTTGCATCTACTGGTGTCATAGGAGAATATTTGGCAATGGATAAGGTTGATACAGGAATTCAGAATTTTCAGCCTGGTATTGAGCCTGCTCATTCGGATGCTTTTCAAACTGCTATTTTAACAACTGATTTAGTGATGAAAAATTGCTGTTATTCAGCAAAAATTGACGGCAAAACAGTTGTTATGGGCGGGGCGGCAAAAGGGTCTGGTATGATTCACCCAAACATGGCAACTATGCTTGGATTTATCACTACTGACGCAAATATTGAAAGCAAGCACCTTTTGGCTGCGCTTAGGGAAGTGACAGATACAACATTTAATCAAATTACAGTGGACGGCGATACATCAACGAATGATATGGTTCTAGTTATGGCTAATGGCTTAAGCGGAAATACATCTCTTACACCTGATCATCCAGATTGGGATGTGTTCTTGCAATTGCTGGCAAAAAACTGTGAAAGTCTAGCAAAGCAAATTGCGAAAGATGGTGAAGGTGCAACGAAGTTAATTGAGGTTGAGGTAATAGGTGCTGAAACTGTTGTAGATGCAAGAAAGGTAGCTAAGCAAATTGTGGGTTCAAACCTAGTCAAAACAGCAATTTATGGTGAGGATGCCAACTGGGGGAGAATCATTGGAGCAATAGGCCAATCGAGTGTCAATATTAATCCTAGTTCTGTAGATATTGCCATTGGTCCTATTGTGATGCTAAAAAATAGTGTACCTCAAGCCTTTTCAGAGGAACAGGCTAGTGAGTATTTAAAAAATAAAATAATTCATATTTTTGTAGACTTAAATAATGGTAAGGGAAATGGGAAAGCATGGGGATGTGACCTATCGTATGATTATGTGAAAATTAACGCAAGTTACCGAACTTAA
- the moaA gene encoding GTP 3',8-cyclase MoaA — MKKLIIKDKLNRPLRDLRISVIDRCNFRCTYCMPADKFGPDFAFLPKSELLTYEEIERLAKIFVDLGVEKIRLTGGEPLLRKDLPILVKKLSNIQGLQDIGLTTNGVLLPRYAKELKEAGLLRVNVSLDSLNSELFGKINGRNVGVQAVLDGIQAAQEAGLGVKINMVVKKGLNDSEIVPMANFCKEKGIQLRFIEFMDVGSTNGWKMDDVITKKEIFELLKKHYLLDPVEPDYFGEVAKRYRYEGTNIDVGFIPSVSESFCSSCTRSRLSANGQIFTCLFNGDGHDIKEFMRQGTTDEEISKRIKDIWSDRKDRYSDERTEETARNRKKIEMSYIGG; from the coding sequence ATGAAAAAATTAATCATCAAAGACAAATTAAATAGACCTCTAAGAGATTTACGAATTTCTGTTATTGATCGCTGTAATTTTCGCTGTACCTATTGTATGCCTGCAGATAAATTTGGACCAGATTTTGCTTTCTTACCGAAAAGTGAATTATTAACTTATGAGGAAATTGAACGGCTTGCCAAAATATTTGTAGATCTTGGCGTAGAAAAGATTAGGCTTACAGGCGGAGAGCCTTTGCTCAGGAAGGATTTGCCGATTTTAGTCAAAAAGCTTTCTAATATTCAAGGCTTACAAGATATCGGCCTAACAACCAATGGAGTATTACTGCCAAGGTATGCTAAAGAATTGAAGGAAGCTGGTTTATTACGAGTAAATGTTAGTCTGGATTCCTTAAATAGTGAATTATTTGGCAAAATTAACGGAAGAAATGTGGGAGTTCAAGCTGTTCTAGATGGCATCCAAGCGGCTCAGGAAGCAGGCCTTGGTGTAAAAATCAATATGGTTGTAAAAAAAGGCTTAAACGATTCTGAAATAGTTCCAATGGCTAACTTTTGTAAGGAAAAAGGAATTCAGCTTCGATTTATAGAATTCATGGATGTCGGCAGCACCAATGGCTGGAAAATGGATGATGTTATAACCAAAAAAGAAATATTTGAGCTACTTAAAAAACATTATTTATTGGATCCAGTTGAACCAGACTACTTTGGGGAAGTTGCAAAGCGTTATCGCTATGAAGGAACGAATATTGATGTTGGATTTATCCCTTCTGTATCGGAATCATTCTGCTCAAGCTGCACCCGCTCTAGATTATCTGCAAATGGACAAATTTTCACATGTCTCTTCAATGGAGATGGACATGATATAAAAGAATTTATGAGACAAGGTACAACAGACGAAGAAATAAGTAAGCGCATTAAAGACATATGGAGTGACAGGAAAGACCGCTACTCTGATGAAAGAACAGAAGAAACAGCAAGAAATCGGAAAAAAATAGAAATGTCCTATATTGGTGGTTAG
- the argB gene encoding acetylglutamate kinase produces MKTILIKCGGSVMDKLAPTFFESLKELESNGYQLVFVHGGGSDINRMLDLFQVPHEFVDGLRKTTAKAMEIVEMVLSGHTNRKLVSNLESKGLKAFGLNGSDSKFLQGRFIDRERLGFVGEVVKINLRIVSLLLREKYIPVITPIAITENGIKLNINADFAAAAIANALQVDKCIFVTDVDGIMIDGKLIQQTDIAEVQRYITEEKITGGMIPKVKSAIDAIEKGLHSVMIVSGEKKFFEGSEWSGTEIHAKERVLQ; encoded by the coding sequence ATGAAAACCATTTTAATAAAATGCGGTGGAAGTGTGATGGATAAGCTAGCACCAACATTTTTTGAAAGTCTTAAAGAATTAGAAAGTAACGGGTATCAGCTTGTATTTGTGCACGGTGGAGGATCAGATATTAATAGGATGCTTGATTTATTCCAGGTTCCTCATGAATTTGTTGATGGTTTACGTAAGACAACTGCAAAAGCAATGGAGATTGTGGAAATGGTTTTGTCAGGTCACACGAATAGGAAGCTTGTATCAAACCTAGAATCTAAGGGATTAAAGGCTTTCGGATTGAATGGCAGTGACAGCAAATTTTTACAGGGGAGATTTATTGATCGGGAGAGGCTTGGTTTTGTTGGTGAAGTAGTGAAAATCAACCTTCGTATAGTGTCTTTGCTTTTACGAGAAAAATATATACCAGTTATTACTCCTATTGCTATTACTGAAAATGGAATCAAGCTTAATATAAATGCCGATTTTGCTGCTGCAGCAATTGCTAACGCCCTTCAAGTTGATAAATGCATTTTTGTCACAGATGTAGATGGAATTATGATTGATGGCAAGCTTATTCAACAAACCGATATAGCTGAAGTGCAAAGATATATTACTGAAGAAAAAATAACGGGCGGCATGATTCCTAAGGTTAAATCTGCGATAGATGCGATTGAAAAAGGACTTCATAGTGTGATGATCGTTTCTGGAGAAAAAAAGTTTTTTGAAGGTTCGGAATGGAGCGGAACAGAAATACATGCAAAAGAGAGGGTTTTACAATGA
- a CDS encoding carbamoyl-phosphate synthase domain-containing protein, protein MEGYLHLNSGQSFKGRWATQPPEKDVTGEIVLFTGMTGYEEVLTDPSYKDKIVVFTYPILGNCGITNNNFSNKRPHLAGMIVYEECLSPSHYESEYTLNEYLQKWNIPMLVHMDTRAISKKIRNQVSAIAIISSTEHQKSEKRSVVGYA, encoded by the coding sequence ATGGAAGGATATTTGCATTTAAATAGCGGACAGAGTTTCAAAGGTCGCTGGGCTACACAACCGCCTGAAAAGGACGTAACGGGGGAAATCGTATTATTTACAGGTATGACTGGCTATGAAGAGGTACTGACAGATCCTTCTTATAAAGATAAAATTGTTGTCTTTACTTACCCCATTTTAGGGAACTGTGGCATCACGAATAATAATTTTTCTAATAAAAGACCTCATTTGGCCGGCATGATTGTTTATGAAGAGTGTTTATCTCCTTCGCATTACGAGTCTGAATATACACTTAATGAATATTTGCAGAAGTGGAATATTCCTATGCTTGTTCATATGGATACGAGAGCAATTTCAAAAAAAATTCGGAATCAAGTATCGGCTATTGCGATTATTTCCAGTACAGAACATCAAAAATCGGAGAAAAGGAGTGTGGTTGGATATGCCTAA
- the ric gene encoding iron-sulfur cluster repair di-iron protein codes for MNMPFTETSLVKDIVNALPKTSDVFKRYRIDFCCGGNTPLITAATELSINMEQLMNDLNEIYTKENNHNDDMEVWTNSSSEDIINHINVHYHTPLLDELAQLSPYVTKVSKVHGSNHPELVKVYELFSVFKKEMIEHTAKEEETVFPLLKELDNPALENREEIVNYIKELEKEHDQVGEILRELREVTYDYKLPLNACGTYTLVYKRLEMLEEQTFMHVHLENNILFPRYM; via the coding sequence ATGAACATGCCTTTTACAGAAACATCATTAGTTAAAGATATTGTCAATGCACTACCGAAAACAAGTGATGTGTTTAAACGCTATCGAATAGATTTCTGCTGCGGTGGAAATACTCCATTAATTACAGCTGCAACTGAGCTCTCCATTAATATGGAGCAACTAATGAATGATTTAAATGAAATATACACGAAGGAAAATAATCATAACGATGATATGGAGGTTTGGACTAACAGCAGTTCAGAAGACATTATCAATCATATCAATGTCCATTATCATACCCCTCTTCTAGATGAGCTTGCCCAATTAAGCCCGTATGTGACGAAGGTATCTAAAGTTCACGGTTCTAATCACCCAGAGTTAGTAAAAGTTTATGAATTATTTAGTGTGTTTAAAAAAGAAATGATTGAGCATACAGCTAAAGAAGAGGAAACTGTTTTCCCTTTGTTGAAAGAATTAGACAATCCAGCATTAGAAAATCGCGAAGAAATAGTAAATTATATAAAAGAGCTCGAAAAAGAGCATGACCAAGTTGGTGAAATTTTAAGAGAGCTTAGAGAGGTAACATATGATTATAAGCTTCCTCTAAATGCTTGTGGTACATATACACTTGTATATAAGCGCCTTGAAATGCTAGAAGAACAAACATTTATGCATGTACATTTGGAGAACAATATTTTATTCCCAAGATATATGTAA
- a CDS encoding acetylornithine transaminase has protein sequence MSHLFPTYSRWEIEPDFAEGSIIIDKDGKRYLDFTSGIGVCNLGHRPEAVHHAIIKQLNRFWHVSNLFIQEEQEVAAKLLADAAEMELVFFANSGAEANEAAIKLARKATGRTKIITFHNSFHGRTFAAMSATGQDKIKTGYGPMLETFIYVPYNNIDALKQEVNSETAAIMIEIVQGEGGIHIGEREFLSEVEQLCKDYGALFIIDEIQTGIGRTGKPFAFQHFQLAPDIVTSAKGLGNGLPIGAVIGRKELESVFGPGSHGSTFGGNPLSISASIATMESIFCGEFLKQVEHKSQYLFDKLSNGLHLIPEILEIRKLGMMIGIETSIDLPTLLKKLREMGLLALPAGNNVVRLLPPLTVVTEEIDEAVNIIQEAVIHFSKTAV, from the coding sequence ATGAGCCATTTATTTCCTACTTATTCACGTTGGGAGATTGAGCCAGATTTCGCCGAAGGTAGCATCATTATAGATAAAGATGGAAAAAGATATTTAGACTTTACATCAGGGATTGGTGTATGCAATCTTGGGCATCGTCCAGAGGCAGTTCATCATGCCATTATCAAGCAGCTTAATCGTTTCTGGCATGTCTCTAACTTATTTATTCAAGAAGAGCAGGAAGTGGCTGCAAAGCTATTAGCAGATGCCGCGGAAATGGAATTGGTTTTCTTTGCTAATAGTGGAGCAGAAGCAAATGAAGCAGCAATAAAATTAGCACGAAAGGCGACAGGTCGAACGAAAATTATTACGTTTCATAACTCCTTTCACGGCCGTACTTTTGCTGCTATGTCTGCAACTGGTCAGGATAAGATCAAAACAGGATACGGACCAATGTTAGAAACATTTATATATGTTCCTTATAATAATATTGATGCCTTAAAACAAGAAGTGAATTCAGAAACAGCTGCTATAATGATCGAGATTGTTCAAGGTGAAGGCGGTATTCATATTGGAGAAAGAGAGTTTTTAAGTGAAGTTGAGCAGCTTTGTAAAGATTACGGAGCTCTCTTTATCATTGATGAAATCCAAACAGGAATTGGCAGGACTGGTAAACCTTTTGCATTCCAACATTTTCAATTAGCTCCGGATATCGTTACTTCTGCTAAAGGATTAGGAAATGGTTTGCCAATTGGAGCAGTGATTGGGAGGAAGGAACTTGAATCTGTATTTGGTCCTGGAAGCCATGGATCAACATTTGGCGGAAATCCATTATCCATTTCTGCTTCCATTGCAACGATGGAATCCATTTTTTGTGGAGAGTTTTTGAAGCAAGTGGAGCATAAAAGCCAATATCTGTTTGATAAACTGTCAAATGGTCTTCATTTAATTCCTGAAATATTGGAAATAAGGAAGCTTGGTATGATGATTGGAATTGAAACTTCTATTGATTTACCGACACTATTAAAAAAGCTTAGGGAAATGGGGTTGCTGGCACTCCCAGCAGGGAATAATGTTGTTCGATTGCTGCCCCCATTGACGGTAGTTACTGAGGAAATAGATGAAGCAGTAAACATCATTCAAGAAGCCGTTATTCATTTTTCAAAGACAGCCGTTTAG
- a CDS encoding Crp/Fnr family transcriptional regulator, protein MQSFTELSEELKEILLMAHHKRKIIKGTFLYQEGMHANELFIVESGLIQVSKIVPDGRELTLRMCSKGDLIGELSLFCLSPKYMMNAKVIESGEVLVIFKDELEEKLEQNHQLALELMKWISLQYRKTQTKFRDLVLHGKKGALYSTLIRLANSYGELSREGITIKVPLTNQELANFCGTSREVVNRMLGELRKIGILSIDKGIITIHSLSYLKKEIDCENCPLDICNIE, encoded by the coding sequence ATGCAGTCTTTTACTGAGCTTTCAGAAGAACTGAAAGAAATATTATTGATGGCTCATCATAAAAGAAAAATTATAAAAGGAACATTTCTCTATCAAGAGGGTATGCACGCAAATGAGCTTTTCATTGTGGAAAGTGGACTAATTCAGGTTAGTAAAATTGTCCCTGATGGCCGCGAGCTCACGTTAAGAATGTGCTCAAAAGGTGATTTAATTGGTGAATTATCGCTTTTTTGTCTTTCACCAAAATATATGATGAATGCTAAAGTAATTGAAAGTGGAGAAGTTTTAGTTATCTTTAAAGACGAACTTGAGGAAAAGCTTGAGCAAAACCATCAACTTGCACTTGAATTGATGAAATGGATCAGTCTTCAATACCGTAAAACACAAACAAAATTTAGAGATCTTGTTCTTCATGGAAAAAAAGGAGCTCTATACTCAACCTTAATACGACTTGCGAATAGCTATGGAGAATTATCGAGGGAAGGTATAACAATTAAAGTACCATTAACCAATCAAGAACTAGCCAATTTTTGCGGAACATCAAGAGAAGTAGTAAATCGAATGCTTGGTGAATTAAGGAAAATTGGAATCCTTTCTATTGATAAAGGAATTATTACAATCCATAGTCTTTCTTACTTAAAAAAAGAAATTGATTGTGAGAACTGTCCTCTAGATATTTGCAATATTGAATAG
- a CDS encoding molybdopterin molybdotransferase MoeA, translating to MVERRTPIPVGEAVKRVMDFSIQGQTEFISINKSFGRYLSEDITATNDVPHFDRAPYDGFAVRAIDTKLAAQTNPVEFEVVDHIGAGLITTKSVEAFQAVRIMTGAQMPSECDAVVMLELAKVYEKDGKSFMSIKRPYNSGDNVSYRGEDAKEGDVLIRKGTKINPGTQAILATFGYAKVPVARKPLVGLFATGTELLDVDDPLEPGKIRNSNSHMIAAQIERTGAEVLYFGKLPDEFETCYEAVKQALDKVDMLITTGGVSVGDFDYLPAIYEKMKAAVLFNKVAMRPGSVTTVAQFEGKLLFGLSGNPSACYVGFELYARPIIRKMLFTEKPHLRKEKAILEEDFLKANPFTRFVRSDLTFKEGKLAVSPSGLDKSNIVMSLAGANSFIILPGGTRGFEAGTEVDVLLLEDFTGNEWPW from the coding sequence TTGGTTGAAAGAAGAACTCCAATACCTGTAGGAGAAGCAGTCAAACGTGTGATGGACTTTTCAATACAGGGACAAACAGAATTTATTTCAATAAATAAAAGTTTTGGCAGATATTTGTCTGAAGATATTACTGCGACAAATGACGTTCCACACTTTGATCGTGCCCCCTATGATGGTTTTGCTGTTAGAGCGATTGATACAAAATTAGCGGCACAAACAAATCCAGTGGAATTCGAGGTTGTCGACCATATTGGAGCAGGATTAATCACAACAAAGAGTGTAGAAGCTTTTCAAGCTGTTCGTATTATGACTGGTGCTCAAATGCCTTCTGAATGTGATGCAGTTGTTATGCTTGAGTTAGCAAAGGTATATGAAAAGGACGGAAAAAGCTTTATGTCAATTAAACGTCCATATAATTCAGGTGATAATGTTTCATATCGAGGGGAAGATGCTAAGGAAGGCGATGTCCTCATTAGAAAAGGGACAAAGATTAATCCTGGAACACAAGCGATTCTTGCTACATTCGGCTACGCAAAAGTTCCAGTGGCAAGGAAACCATTAGTAGGTCTTTTTGCAACAGGTACGGAGCTATTGGATGTTGATGATCCATTAGAGCCAGGAAAAATCAGGAACAGCAATTCACATATGATTGCGGCTCAAATTGAAAGAACAGGTGCAGAAGTCCTTTATTTTGGCAAGCTTCCTGATGAATTTGAAACCTGCTATGAAGCGGTCAAACAGGCACTTGATAAAGTTGATATGCTAATTACAACAGGTGGAGTTTCTGTAGGCGATTTTGATTACTTACCTGCCATTTATGAAAAAATGAAGGCCGCGGTTCTATTTAATAAGGTGGCTATGCGTCCTGGCAGTGTAACAACTGTAGCTCAATTTGAGGGAAAGCTTTTATTTGGATTATCTGGAAACCCATCCGCATGTTATGTTGGTTTTGAACTTTATGCACGGCCAATTATAAGGAAAATGCTGTTTACTGAGAAGCCACATCTACGTAAAGAAAAAGCAATTCTTGAAGAAGACTTTTTAAAGGCAAATCCTTTTACTCGCTTTGTAAGAAGTGACTTAACTTTTAAAGAAGGTAAATTGGCAGTTTCTCCAAGCGGATTAGATAAATCTAATATTGTGATGAGTCTTGCTGGGGCTAACTCCTTTATTATTTTACCAGGAGGAACAAGAGGCTTCGAGGCAGGTACAGAAGTAGATGTATTATTGCTAGAAGATTTTACTGGAAATGAGTGGCCATGGTAA
- the argC gene encoding N-acetyl-gamma-glutamyl-phosphate reductase — translation MKVSIIGTTGYGGAELLRILYRHPEFEIQSIHSTKEDLPIWKEYPHLYDVMDEKLQSINSEKIAEQSDIVFLATPSGISGKLAADFANKDIKVIDLSGDLRLPPETYLQWYKHEPVNEGLTDKAVYGLSEWYKEEIKSSSLIANPGCYPTSALLSLAPVVKENLIDPSSIIIDAKSGVSGAGRSLSRNTSFSEANENFRAYKVNEHQHTPEIEKQLLLWNKEIKPITFTTHLLPITRGIMTTSYSHLLTAYTTHQLLELYKEIYKGHPFVRIRPENSFPSVKEVAGSNYCDIGLHADPRTGRLTIISVIDNLMKGAAGQAVQNANIMCGFDDEAGLDFVPMYP, via the coding sequence ATGAAAGTTTCAATAATTGGAACAACTGGATATGGAGGAGCGGAATTACTGCGTATTTTATATAGACATCCTGAATTTGAAATTCAGTCTATTCATTCAACGAAAGAAGACCTTCCCATTTGGAAGGAATATCCTCACCTCTATGATGTAATGGACGAAAAATTGCAAAGCATTAACTCAGAAAAAATTGCGGAACAATCGGACATCGTTTTTCTTGCAACACCATCGGGAATTTCCGGGAAGCTAGCAGCAGATTTCGCTAATAAAGATATAAAAGTGATTGATTTATCAGGAGATTTAAGATTACCACCTGAGACGTATTTGCAATGGTACAAACATGAACCTGTCAATGAAGGCTTGACTGACAAAGCAGTTTATGGGCTATCAGAATGGTATAAGGAAGAAATTAAAAGTTCATCTTTGATTGCTAATCCAGGATGTTATCCTACATCAGCACTATTAAGTCTTGCACCCGTAGTGAAAGAAAATTTGATTGATCCATCAAGCATAATAATTGATGCGAAATCAGGTGTTTCTGGTGCTGGAAGATCTTTATCAAGAAATACTAGTTTTTCAGAGGCAAATGAGAACTTCAGAGCCTATAAAGTGAATGAACATCAGCATACACCGGAAATTGAGAAGCAGCTTCTGTTATGGAATAAAGAAATAAAACCAATAACATTTACAACACATCTATTGCCTATTACGAGAGGAATAATGACTACTAGCTATTCTCACCTATTAACAGCTTACACTACTCATCAGTTGCTTGAGCTATATAAAGAAATTTATAAAGGACATCCATTTGTCAGAATACGCCCTGAAAACAGCTTTCCATCTGTAAAAGAGGTTGCTGGTTCAAATTATTGTGATATTGGTCTTCATGCTGATCCGAGAACAGGCAGGCTAACAATAATATCAGTCATTGATAATTTAATGAAGGGTGCAGCAGGCCAGGCTGTACAAAATGCAAACATTATGTGTGGCTTTGATGATGAAGCAGGACTAGATTTTGTCCCAATGTATCCATAA
- a CDS encoding YwiC-like family protein, whose translation MKLFLPKQHGAWAMLIIPFWLGVAASEFHWAHIPFFIGWLLLYLATYPMLLLFKKKKTSFYVKWTIIYFVPALAVLSIPLLVRPSILIFGLLMTPFFILNAYYSSKNRDRAFGNDLSAIFAFSLSGLASSFLPNGEINSSAIIVFFSSILFFTGCTFYVKTMIREKKNQTYKWISWVYHIGLIIAWLILGEWQIAIAFLPSMIRAFVFYGKPMSMNKLGVLEIVNTAFFFIAILFVII comes from the coding sequence ATGAAGCTATTTTTACCGAAACAGCATGGTGCATGGGCAATGTTAATTATCCCTTTTTGGCTCGGTGTTGCAGCATCTGAATTTCACTGGGCTCATATTCCCTTTTTCATTGGGTGGTTATTATTATATTTAGCTACATATCCAATGCTTTTATTATTTAAAAAGAAAAAAACATCCTTTTATGTAAAATGGACGATTATTTATTTTGTTCCTGCATTAGCTGTGCTAAGTATCCCATTATTGGTAAGGCCCTCTATTTTAATATTTGGCTTGCTGATGACCCCTTTTTTTATACTTAATGCTTATTATTCATCGAAAAATAGAGATCGGGCATTTGGCAATGATTTAAGTGCTATTTTTGCTTTCTCACTTTCTGGACTAGCAAGCAGTTTTCTGCCAAACGGTGAAATCAACTCATCGGCAATTATTGTCTTTTTTAGTTCAATTTTGTTTTTTACTGGTTGTACTTTTTATGTAAAAACAATGATTAGAGAGAAAAAGAATCAAACATATAAATGGATATCATGGGTTTATCATATTGGTTTGATCATTGCATGGCTCATACTGGGTGAGTGGCAAATTGCCATTGCATTCCTACCGAGTATGATAAGGGCATTTGTATTTTATGGGAAGCCAATGTCTATGAACAAACTGGGAGTTCTTGAAATTGTTAATACAGCTTTCTTCTTTATCGCTATTCTTTTCGTTATTATCTAG
- the mobB gene encoding molybdopterin-guanine dinucleotide biosynthesis protein B, with product MVKAPIIFQIVGYQNSGKTTLVKKVIECLSKNGFAVATIKHHGHGGKPDIIDSKDSGQHIASGALYSIVEGSGRLLLQAEKLAWTLQEQIRILESLKPDFIIIEGHKNEEYPKVVIIKEKEDHALLSSLENIKAVISWNNIAEEIQNTFSPISFFNVHDNKGLEWICQYLMKQLNK from the coding sequence ATGGTAAAAGCACCAATAATTTTTCAAATAGTTGGTTACCAGAATAGCGGAAAAACAACGCTTGTGAAAAAAGTGATTGAATGTTTATCTAAAAATGGATTTGCGGTGGCTACTATCAAGCATCATGGGCATGGAGGCAAACCGGACATTATTGATAGTAAGGACTCAGGTCAGCATATAGCTTCAGGTGCACTATATTCTATCGTAGAAGGAAGTGGAAGGCTTCTGTTGCAAGCCGAAAAATTGGCCTGGACTTTACAAGAACAAATTAGAATTCTGGAGTCTCTAAAGCCTGACTTTATCATCATTGAAGGACATAAAAATGAAGAGTATCCTAAAGTTGTGATCATAAAGGAAAAAGAAGACCATGCTCTTTTATCAAGTTTGGAAAATATTAAAGCTGTTATCTCTTGGAACAATATAGCTGAAGAAATCCAAAATACATTTTCTCCAATCTCCTTTTTCAATGTTCATGACAATAAAGGGTTAGAATGGATTTGCCAGTACTTGATGAAACAATTAAATAAATAG